From the genome of Naumovozyma castellii chromosome 7, complete genome:
AGATTCAGAATGTGCATTTGCCTTGTTTTTAGATACCCTTGATAAAAATGGGTTTGACCCATCTCAGAAAGAGGGTGGATTTGGACATGTTGCTCTCAGGAAAGCTTTGTTACAAACTATTGAATACATTAAGAATTGGACAAAGGAGATAAGTAATAATGAGACTGAACCAGAGCCTTCATTATTGAACTTTGCCGTCACAGACGGTGACACGGTGATTGTATCTCGATATATTACATCCAAGACTGATGAAGCCGCATCACTCCATTTTAGTTGTGGTTCTAGCTTCGTAGAGACATCTCCTGGAGAATATAGAATGGAGAGATTGGATAGAAACCAGGATGTTATTATGGTTGCTTCTGAACCACTAACCTTTGAAAGAGGTGATTGGATTGCGGTACCTACCAATAGTATATTGACGATAAAAAGACAAACTGTTTTGTTACATCCTGTAGTCGACGAATACTACCAAGAGGATCCATTGTACTTAAGAAGCTCTACTTTGGTGGAGAATAAGGGTTTCATGGGTTCTGTTCCAAAGGCAAAGATTGTCGAGAAAGATGTTCCTCCCTTGGATAGAGAGGGTAGAGTCAGACCTTTGGCGGCAACTGCTCACCTGGTATAAATGTGacctttttttttcttttcaaaaagagACGTTTATGATAATGAACGTTC
Proteins encoded in this window:
- the DUG3 gene encoding glutamine amidotransferase subunit DUG3 (ancestral locus Anc_2.60) — encoded protein: MCRFLIFKGKEPIRLSHLLTRPAHSIINQSFDSRLRLDRRRPINGDGFGVAYYPVEPELEEDGPCIFKAITPAWNNQNLSTLADKTQSDLVFAHVRASTYGVLSETNCHPFTYHSLCFMHNGGISNFKQIKRKLLNHIKDEYLNYLQGSTDSECAFALFLDTLDKNGFDPSQKEGGFGHVALRKALLQTIEYIKNWTKEISNNETEPEPSLLNFAVTDGDTVIVSRYITSKTDEAASLHFSCGSSFVETSPGEYRMERLDRNQDVIMVASEPLTFERGDWIAVPTNSILTIKRQTVLLHPVVDEYYQEDPLYLRSSTLVENKGFMGSVPKAKIVEKDVPPLDREGRVRPLAATAHLV